Proteins encoded in a region of the Mycolicibacterium duvalii genome:
- a CDS encoding NAD(P)/FAD-dependent oxidoreductase, translating into MAPRYPIIIGAGPAGLTAALELTRRGVTPRIYEASDTVGGLARTPSDGDWRIDPGGHRFFTRSEEISDLWRSLLPADQWVAVPRSSAMLVDGHLVRYPLIGRDLIRQMGIRSGARGLSSLAWSRVRRRVRLTDRLDNFRDWGVEEFGRYWYQMFFDGYVRKTWLTEPRELSSDWALQRIKPIGWRRRAERAFLEQDVFRYPRRGPGQLWEAVAAQLAQAGVVTAVNSPVETLHYDGQTWTAGLAGAQTVIGDAVFSSMPLGQLVGALDPQPPKYIRSVAASLKHRSLITVAVALSKAYDIPYNWVYTPAPGVHAGRVQNYRRWSEGLTPDGWNGTFLGFEYFIGPGGALWDAGDEHLTALVTEDLRTLGLNPATIEKVMVVRSKYAYPIHDPTRDRGVVRLRDYLRAHYPSLHPMGRNGMHRYDNQDHAMLSALHSVGRYFGELVTDPWHVNTERAYHEMGLKP; encoded by the coding sequence ATGGCGCCGCGCTACCCGATCATCATCGGCGCCGGCCCGGCCGGTCTGACCGCCGCACTGGAGCTGACCCGGCGCGGCGTCACCCCCCGCATCTATGAGGCCTCCGACACCGTCGGCGGCCTGGCCCGCACCCCGTCCGACGGTGACTGGCGCATCGACCCGGGCGGGCACCGCTTCTTCACCCGCAGCGAGGAGATCTCCGATCTGTGGCGCTCGCTGCTGCCCGCCGACCAGTGGGTCGCGGTGCCGCGGAGTTCGGCGATGCTGGTCGACGGTCACCTCGTCCGCTACCCGCTGATCGGGCGGGACTTGATCCGGCAGATGGGGATTCGCAGCGGGGCACGCGGGCTGAGCAGCCTGGCCTGGTCGCGGGTGCGCCGACGCGTGCGCCTCACCGACCGCCTCGACAACTTCCGGGACTGGGGCGTCGAGGAGTTCGGCCGCTACTGGTACCAGATGTTCTTCGACGGCTACGTCCGCAAGACCTGGCTGACCGAGCCGCGCGAACTGTCTAGTGACTGGGCGTTGCAGCGCATCAAACCGATCGGCTGGCGCCGCCGCGCCGAACGGGCCTTCCTCGAGCAGGACGTGTTCCGGTACCCGCGGCGTGGACCGGGCCAGCTGTGGGAGGCGGTCGCCGCGCAGCTGGCCCAGGCCGGCGTGGTCACCGCAGTGAACTCACCCGTCGAGACGCTGCACTACGACGGGCAGACCTGGACCGCGGGCCTGGCCGGCGCACAGACCGTCATCGGCGATGCGGTGTTCTCCAGCATGCCGCTGGGACAGCTGGTGGGCGCGCTGGACCCGCAGCCGCCGAAGTACATCCGCAGCGTGGCCGCGTCCTTGAAGCACCGGTCGCTGATCACGGTGGCCGTCGCGCTGAGCAAGGCCTACGACATTCCGTACAACTGGGTCTACACCCCGGCGCCGGGCGTCCACGCCGGCCGGGTGCAGAACTACCGACGTTGGTCGGAGGGCTTGACGCCGGACGGCTGGAACGGCACGTTCCTCGGCTTCGAGTACTTCATCGGACCCGGCGGTGCGCTGTGGGACGCCGGCGACGAGCACCTGACCGCGCTGGTCACCGAGGACCTACGCACCCTCGGCCTGAACCCGGCGACTATCGAGAAGGTGATGGTCGTCCGGTCCAAGTACGCCTACCCGATCCACGACCCGACGCGCGACCGCGGCGTGGTCCGTCTGCGCGACTACCTGCGTGCGCATTACCCGTCGCTGCACCCGATGGGTCGCAACGGCATGCACCGCTACGACAACCAGGATCACGCCATGCTCAGCGCGCTGCACAGCGTCGGGCGCTACTTCGGCGAATTGGTCACCGATCCGTGGCACGTCAACACCGAGCGCGCCTACCACGAGATGGGGCTCAAGCCCTAG
- a CDS encoding GtrA family protein, which produces MSFADATIRRLPGPIRPYAERHHELIKFAIVGATTFVIDSAIFFTLKLTILEPKPVTAKIIAGIVAVIASYILNREWSFRDRGGRERHHEALLFFGVSGVGVLLSMAPLWVSSYVFMLRAPMVSLATENIADFISAYIIGNLLQMAFRFWAFRRFVFPDEFARNPDKALESALTTGGIAEALEDEYELRHPHGSDNVTPMRPPRRRRVRPRLDDDTKVSKTS; this is translated from the coding sequence GTGTCCTTTGCCGATGCGACGATCCGCCGCCTTCCGGGGCCGATCCGTCCCTACGCCGAGCGGCACCACGAGCTGATCAAATTCGCCATCGTCGGCGCGACCACGTTCGTCATCGACTCGGCGATCTTCTTCACGCTGAAGCTGACGATCCTGGAGCCCAAGCCGGTCACGGCCAAGATCATCGCCGGCATCGTCGCGGTCATCGCGTCCTACATCCTGAATCGGGAGTGGAGCTTCCGGGACCGGGGCGGGCGTGAGCGTCATCACGAGGCGTTGTTGTTCTTCGGGGTCAGCGGCGTGGGCGTGCTGCTGAGCATGGCTCCGCTGTGGGTGTCGAGCTATGTGTTCATGCTGCGCGCGCCGATGGTGTCGCTGGCCACCGAGAACATCGCCGACTTCATCTCGGCCTACATCATCGGCAACCTGCTGCAGATGGCGTTCCGGTTCTGGGCGTTCCGCCGCTTCGTGTTCCCCGACGAGTTCGCCCGCAACCCGGACAAGGCGCTGGAGTCCGCGCTGACCACCGGCGGGATCGCCGAGGCGCTCGAGGACGAGTACGAGCTTCGCCACCCGCACGGCTCCGACAACGTCACCCCGATGCGGCCGCCCCGGCGACGCCGGGTCCGCCCCCGCCTCGACGACGACACCAAGGTGTCGAAGACGTCCTAG
- the purE gene encoding 5-(carboxyamino)imidazole ribonucleotide mutase translates to MTPRVGLIMGSDSDWPVMSDAANALAEFDVPFEVGVVSAHRTPARMLSYAGEAAGRGIEVIIAGAGGAAHLPGMVASATPLPVIGVPVPLARLDGLDSLLSIVQMPAGVPVATVSIGGARNAGLLAVRILGASDSALQSRMADYQKSLEQMVLEKDAALRRELLGE, encoded by the coding sequence ATGACACCTCGGGTAGGCCTGATCATGGGCAGCGACAGCGACTGGCCGGTGATGTCCGACGCCGCCAACGCGCTGGCCGAGTTCGATGTGCCGTTCGAGGTCGGCGTGGTCTCGGCGCACCGCACGCCCGCGCGGATGCTGTCCTATGCCGGCGAGGCCGCCGGGCGCGGTATCGAGGTGATCATCGCCGGGGCCGGCGGCGCGGCGCACCTGCCGGGCATGGTGGCCTCGGCGACCCCGCTGCCGGTGATCGGGGTGCCGGTGCCCTTGGCGCGGTTGGACGGCCTGGACTCGCTGCTGTCGATCGTGCAGATGCCGGCCGGTGTGCCGGTGGCCACGGTGTCGATCGGCGGCGCGCGCAATGCCGGGCTGCTCGCGGTGCGGATCCTCGGAGCGTCTGATTCTGCGTTGCAGTCGCGGATGGCTGACTATCAGAAGTCTCTGGAGCAGATGGTGCTGGAGAAGGACGCCGCACTGCGTCGGGAGTTGCTGGGGGAGTAG
- a CDS encoding undecaprenyl diphosphate synthase family protein: MTDQPAHVGLIPDGLRRWAQANDTTLAEAYLRGAQKVTQILLVLQRLGVQTVSVYNLSRANLGRSADELAAVYAASERFFREMIPAHFDPAACGVHVHGDLELLPQHYVDAAGEVEKAMSGNGFRVNILAAYDAVDELRSACARSAADGCDIADAFEIGEVDLVIRSTPEPLLSGFLPLQSQYAQLRFLSTPLNDLTEQDIEDLIADYRCFPQLRGR, encoded by the coding sequence ATGACCGATCAACCGGCCCACGTCGGGCTGATCCCCGACGGGCTGCGGCGCTGGGCACAGGCCAACGACACCACGCTCGCCGAGGCCTACCTGCGCGGAGCGCAGAAGGTCACGCAGATCCTGCTGGTGCTGCAGCGCCTCGGGGTGCAGACGGTGTCGGTGTACAACCTCAGCCGGGCCAACCTCGGCCGCAGCGCCGACGAACTCGCTGCCGTCTACGCGGCCTCCGAACGGTTCTTCCGCGAGATGATCCCCGCGCACTTCGACCCGGCGGCGTGTGGCGTGCATGTGCACGGTGACCTCGAGCTGCTGCCGCAGCACTATGTGGACGCCGCGGGAGAGGTCGAAAAGGCGATGAGCGGCAACGGGTTTCGGGTCAACATCCTGGCCGCCTACGACGCTGTCGACGAGCTGCGGTCGGCTTGCGCACGTTCGGCGGCCGACGGGTGTGACATCGCCGACGCGTTCGAGATCGGCGAGGTCGATCTGGTGATCCGCAGCACGCCGGAACCGTTGCTCAGCGGGTTCCTGCCGCTGCAGAGCCAGTACGCGCAGCTGCGGTTCCTGTCCACCCCGCTCAACGACCTGACCGAGCAGGACATCGAGGACCTGATCGCCGACTACCGCTGCTTTCCACAGTTGCGGGGACGCTGA
- a CDS encoding 5-(carboxyamino)imidazole ribonucleotide synthase, translated as MIGGGQLARMTHQAAIPLGQTLRVLALRADESAAQVTPDVVIGSHTDLDALRRAADGATALTFDHEHVPGELLEALVADGVAVYPPPSALVHAQDKLVMRQKLAALGAPVPRFAAVSSVADVDAFCAEVGEAVVIKTVRGGYDGRGVVLTSGVAEARAAVEQYLSDGVEVLIEERIAMRRELAALVARSPFGQGAAWPVVETVQRDGICVTVVAPAPGLDPTVGAEASELALGIASSLGVVGVLAVELFETDSGGLMVNELAMRPHNSGHWTMDGSRTSQFEQHLRAVLDYPLGDTAALAPYTVMGNVLGAPSTPDMSMDERVHHLFARMPDARVHLYGKAERPGRKIGHVNLVGSEVEGLRERAERAAHWLSHAVWTDGWDPHA; from the coding sequence ATGATCGGTGGCGGACAACTCGCCCGCATGACCCACCAGGCCGCTATCCCGCTGGGCCAGACTCTGCGCGTGCTGGCGCTGCGCGCCGACGAATCCGCAGCTCAGGTCACCCCGGACGTGGTCATCGGCTCGCACACCGACCTCGACGCGCTGCGCCGGGCCGCAGACGGCGCCACCGCGCTGACGTTCGACCACGAGCACGTGCCCGGGGAGTTGCTGGAGGCGCTGGTGGCCGACGGGGTGGCCGTCTATCCGCCGCCGTCGGCGCTGGTGCACGCGCAGGACAAGCTGGTGATGCGGCAGAAACTGGCGGCACTGGGCGCCCCGGTGCCGCGGTTCGCTGCGGTCTCGTCGGTGGCTGACGTCGACGCGTTCTGCGCCGAGGTCGGCGAGGCTGTCGTCATCAAGACCGTGCGCGGCGGCTACGACGGCCGCGGCGTGGTGCTGACGTCTGGGGTTGCTGAAGCACGGGCGGCGGTCGAGCAGTATCTGTCCGACGGTGTCGAGGTGCTGATCGAGGAGCGGATCGCGATGCGCCGCGAGCTGGCCGCGCTGGTGGCCCGCTCGCCGTTCGGGCAGGGTGCGGCCTGGCCGGTCGTCGAGACGGTGCAGCGCGACGGCATCTGCGTCACCGTCGTCGCGCCCGCTCCCGGGCTGGACCCCACGGTCGGGGCGGAGGCCTCGGAGCTGGCGCTGGGGATCGCGTCGTCGCTGGGGGTGGTCGGGGTGCTGGCCGTCGAGCTGTTCGAGACCGACTCCGGCGGGCTGATGGTCAACGAGCTGGCGATGCGCCCGCACAACTCCGGGCACTGGACCATGGACGGGTCGCGCACCTCGCAGTTCGAGCAGCATCTGCGCGCGGTGCTGGACTATCCGCTGGGTGACACTGCCGCGCTGGCGCCGTACACGGTGATGGGCAACGTGCTGGGGGCACCGTCGACCCCGGACATGTCGATGGACGAGCGCGTGCATCACCTGTTCGCGCGGATGCCCGACGCCCGGGTGCACCTGTACGGCAAGGCCGAGCGGCCGGGCCGCAAGATCGGGCACGTCAACCTCGTCGGCTCCGAGGTGGAGGGGCTGCGGGAGCGCGCCGAGCGGGCGGCACACTGGTTGTCGCACGCAGTCTGGACCGACGGATGGGATCCGCACGCATGA
- a CDS encoding Ig-like domain-containing protein, giving the protein MGYGRFVGRVGTLAAALGIGLAVASSPAVAWADTDATAPSASRDDDRTESDRQSRRTQTRQSEKVANAATVEVKRQRGTDIAPDERSNENSFAGLHENEDTDEPIEVTQEVPTRSPSERPEPQPVSPVQLAIEVTPAPETAEEPETEARTLTIAPEPLSAPASPEIPGESTILLAMLAAARRPSTTEFRQVAGIQATELVGAVPNTNPTVTSISARTPGLFTAKVRGRVRATDPDRDKLSYSATAAHGTVTINSWGLYTYTPTAEIRHASAASATWLSDRVNVTVTDGYGGVATTYIDVVIRPKNYRPSARATVAKGNPANGIVTGRINVTDRDGDAVTYTGSGSTSRGTVVVNADGTFVYTPTAAAREAASSIFRRSDRFTVTVNDGHGGIKTVGVRVGIVPPSKNAAPTVGNPSYSITGVNGADGTVTGYVNMADPDGFGLTYSIAAGVAAGTGSLAVNAASGNFTFTPTVGAREHAHGTPGEDTVRFTIAGRDGLSTATVEVTAVISPKAPPPPPPPPSTRMRWPLGSVQVNRYFGGNGHNGIDLHVTMNPRTPVYAAADGVISFEGYGQNHSWMTWAAGICVLVWHPGLNVYSGYAHLSSTVINNGQNVSRGQLIGYAGSTGNSTGPHLHFEVLPRTPNFSNGYSGRIDPLPYLR; this is encoded by the coding sequence ATGGGCTACGGACGCTTCGTCGGGCGGGTCGGCACGTTGGCCGCCGCGTTGGGAATCGGGTTGGCGGTGGCGTCCTCACCGGCGGTGGCATGGGCCGACACCGACGCCACCGCGCCGTCCGCCAGCCGCGACGACGACCGCACCGAATCCGACCGGCAGTCGCGCCGCACTCAGACACGACAAAGCGAGAAAGTCGCCAACGCAGCCACCGTCGAGGTGAAGCGCCAACGCGGCACTGATATCGCCCCCGACGAGCGTTCCAACGAAAACTCCTTCGCCGGGCTGCATGAGAACGAGGACACCGACGAACCCATCGAAGTCACTCAGGAGGTCCCGACCCGCAGTCCATCGGAGCGCCCCGAGCCACAGCCTGTGTCGCCGGTCCAGCTCGCCATCGAGGTGACACCCGCACCGGAGACAGCCGAGGAGCCCGAGACCGAAGCCCGAACGCTGACGATCGCGCCGGAACCGCTCTCAGCACCCGCGTCGCCCGAGATCCCTGGCGAGTCAACGATTCTGCTCGCCATGCTCGCCGCCGCCCGGCGACCGTCCACCACCGAGTTCCGTCAGGTGGCGGGCATTCAAGCCACCGAACTCGTTGGCGCGGTGCCGAACACCAACCCGACCGTCACGTCCATATCCGCTAGAACGCCAGGACTGTTCACCGCAAAGGTGCGGGGCCGCGTCCGCGCCACCGACCCGGACCGCGACAAGCTTTCCTACTCCGCGACCGCGGCTCATGGCACGGTGACAATCAACTCGTGGGGGCTCTACACCTACACTCCGACAGCGGAAATCCGCCACGCATCCGCCGCCTCCGCCACCTGGCTCTCGGACCGGGTCAATGTGACCGTCACCGACGGATATGGCGGCGTCGCCACCACCTACATCGACGTGGTGATCCGGCCGAAGAACTACCGGCCCAGCGCGAGAGCCACGGTGGCCAAAGGTAATCCGGCCAACGGCATCGTCACCGGCAGGATCAACGTCACCGACCGCGACGGCGACGCCGTGACTTACACCGGCAGCGGATCCACCTCGCGCGGCACCGTGGTCGTCAACGCGGACGGCACCTTCGTCTACACCCCCACCGCCGCGGCGCGCGAAGCCGCCAGCAGCATCTTTCGCCGAAGTGACCGCTTCACCGTCACCGTGAACGACGGCCACGGCGGCATAAAGACGGTCGGCGTGCGCGTCGGCATCGTCCCGCCCAGCAAGAACGCCGCCCCCACCGTCGGCAACCCCAGCTACAGCATCACCGGAGTCAACGGCGCCGACGGCACCGTCACCGGCTACGTCAACATGGCCGACCCCGACGGCTTCGGATTGACGTACTCCATCGCCGCAGGTGTCGCCGCCGGCACCGGATCGCTGGCCGTCAACGCCGCCTCAGGCAACTTCACCTTCACCCCGACCGTCGGCGCCCGCGAGCACGCCCACGGCACCCCCGGCGAAGACACCGTCCGCTTCACCATCGCCGGCAGAGACGGGCTCTCCACCGCCACAGTCGAAGTCACCGCTGTCATCAGCCCCAAGGCGCCGCCGCCACCGCCTCCGCCGCCGAGCACTCGCATGCGCTGGCCGTTGGGCTCGGTCCAGGTCAACCGCTACTTCGGCGGCAACGGCCACAACGGCATCGACCTGCATGTGACGATGAACCCGCGGACGCCGGTCTACGCCGCAGCTGACGGTGTGATCTCGTTCGAAGGCTACGGGCAGAATCATTCCTGGATGACCTGGGCGGCGGGCATCTGCGTGCTGGTCTGGCATCCGGGGCTAAACGTCTACTCGGGTTACGCACATCTGAGCAGCACGGTGATCAACAACGGGCAGAACGTCTCTCGCGGCCAATTGATTGGGTACGCCGGCTCCACCGGCAATTCGACCGGCCCGCACCTGCACTTCGAGGTGCTTCCGAGGACGCCGAACTTCAGCAACGGCTACTCGGGACGGATCGATCCGCTGCCCTATTTGCGATAG